In one window of Coleofasciculus sp. FACHB-1120 DNA:
- a CDS encoding ribonuclease D, translating to MLYLSETEKAKVLIDEYSKRQLLYLDTEVADYNTRKPKLSLIQILDDFTDVSGDSVCILDVLENPKIAEIFIKEIMVNPAIEKVFHNSSYDLKLLGKTKAKNVSCTLEIAKSIPYYLLPVPNLQLRTLAENLCYFPNIDKTEQSSDWGQRPLTESQLQYAKMDPIYLAHVHQRLLELTQLSSPDPEQENVTALSQRYREIEQQWKLLDTEIDHIQNRLKAAMQAQELSETKYFQLSSYERTTKKIPFNQLARMAEIHGIDLEFPVTLTQNLQKELGDLIAELPVEEEKSTSWRLTPKDPTEEEENDDVPF from the coding sequence ATGCTTTACCTTAGCGAAACAGAGAAAGCTAAAGTTCTGATTGATGAATATTCAAAACGCCAGCTTCTGTACTTAGATACAGAGGTTGCTGATTATAATACTCGTAAGCCAAAACTATCTTTAATTCAAATACTAGATGACTTTACCGATGTAAGCGGAGATAGCGTTTGCATCTTAGATGTTTTGGAAAATCCTAAAATTGCAGAAATTTTTATTAAAGAAATCATGGTCAATCCTGCAATTGAAAAGGTCTTCCACAATTCCAGCTATGACCTGAAATTATTAGGGAAAACTAAAGCGAAAAATGTAAGTTGCACATTGGAAATTGCCAAATCAATCCCTTACTATTTATTGCCAGTGCCAAATTTACAATTGAGAACTCTGGCAGAAAACCTGTGCTATTTTCCCAATATAGACAAAACCGAACAAAGCAGTGACTGGGGACAGCGACCGCTGACAGAAAGCCAGCTACAGTATGCAAAAATGGACCCAATTTATCTGGCTCACGTGCATCAGCGACTGTTGGAATTAACTCAATTGAGTAGTCCAGATCCAGAACAAGAAAATGTAACAGCCCTATCCCAACGCTATCGAGAAATTGAGCAGCAATGGAAGCTACTGGATACCGAAATTGACCATATCCAAAATAGGCTCAAAGCTGCAATGCAGGCACAGGAACTATCAGAAACGAAATATTTCCAATTATCCAGTTATGAGCGAACTACAAAAAAAATTCCGTTTAACCAGTTGGCAAGAATGGCGGAAATTCATGGGATTGATTTAGAATTTCCGGTAACGCTCACCCAAAATCTTCAGAAGGAATTGGGTGACTTGATTGCGGAACTGCCGGTAGAAGAAGAGAAAAGTACTAGCTGGCGGCTGACTCCCAAAGATCCAACCGAGGAAGAAGAGAATGACGATGTTCCATTTTAG
- a CDS encoding hydantoinase B/oxoprolinase family protein, with protein sequence MQSNQPSHVNNRWQFWIDRGGTFTDIVARRPDGQLVIHKLLSENPERYADAPIQGIRDILGIAADAPIPSEQIAVVKMGTTVATNALLERKGDRTLLVITQGFRDALRIGYQNRPDIFARHIVLPEMLYERVIEVEERYSAQGEELIPVETGYIASLQAAYDDGIRSCAIVFMHGYRYPEHEKQVADAARKIGFTQVSVSHEVSPLMKLVSRGDTTVVDAYLSPILRRYVDRVASHLGGTVGDNISGLTSPQPLSYKERGFSPFPGREGGRGLGLPDPNSIDSGVCPSLQFMQSNGGLTDAQQFQGKDSILSGPAGGIVGAVQTSLMAGFNKIISFDMGGTSTDVAHYNGEYERTFETEVAGVRLRTPMMAIHTVAAGGGSILFFDGARYRVGPESAGANPGPAAYGKGGSLTVTDCNVMVGKLQPEFFPKLFGSNGDLPLNAEVVRQKFSQLAAEIGDNRTPEQVAAGFLAIAVEKMASAIKKISLQRGYDVSEYTLCCFGGAGGQHACLIADALGMKQVFLHPYAGVLSAYGMGLADMRVLRERAVEAPLSEELLSTIDGILAELATEGEEELNRKDAKNAKEEEEVQIVRKVHLRYEGTDSALVVNFGDVAAMRARFEEAHRQRYGFIVEEKALIVEAVSIEVVVKTDVLEEPTINRRSDELPSPVATVQMYTADRWYETPVYKREDLQPGDCISSPAIVADATGTNVIEPGWQAQLSDRNHLILQRSADLQSSIQNPESRILNRPDPVMLEIFNNLFRAIAEQMGITLQNTSSSVNIKERLDFSCAIFDQHGQLVANAPHIPVHLGSMSESVKSLIDAYGDTIQPGDVFASNNPYNGGTHLPDITVITPVFASSPDAINPVSTTSPPTLPLFYVASRGHHADIGGITPGSMPPNSTTVEQEGVLLDNFQLGRGHFREKELLELLASSPYPARNPSKNIADLQAQIAANERGVQELHKMMEHYGLETVQAYMGFVQDNAEESVRRIIEVLKDGSFTCPLDNGSAIAVTITINKSTRSAKIDFTGTSPQQPTNLNAPAAVCKAAVLYVFRTLVNDNIPLNAGCLKPLEIIIPEGCMLNPRYPAAVVAGNVETSQNITDALYGALGVMAASQGTMNNFTFGSDRYQYYETICGGSGAGADFDGTDAVQTHMTNSRLTDPEVLEWRFPILLESFAIRPNSGGNGHHHGGNGVIRRLRFLEPMTAGILSSRRVISPFGLHGGEAGAVGKNYVQRSDESVEELGSTGVVEMQPDDLFVIETPGGGGYGIAKNL encoded by the coding sequence ATGCAATCCAATCAACCTTCCCACGTAAATAACCGCTGGCAATTCTGGATCGATCGGGGTGGTACGTTTACGGATATTGTGGCGCGGCGTCCCGATGGACAACTGGTGATTCATAAGCTGCTGTCGGAGAATCCAGAACGGTATGCTGACGCACCAATACAGGGAATTCGGGACATTTTGGGAATTGCGGCAGATGCACCTATTCCATCGGAACAGATTGCAGTTGTCAAGATGGGAACGACTGTGGCGACGAATGCGCTACTGGAACGCAAGGGCGATCGCACTCTTCTGGTCATTACTCAGGGATTTCGAGATGCCCTTCGCATCGGCTACCAAAATCGCCCCGATATCTTCGCCCGTCACATTGTATTGCCAGAGATGCTCTACGAGCGAGTGATTGAGGTCGAGGAACGCTACAGCGCCCAAGGCGAAGAATTAATCCCGGTAGAAACCGGATATATCGCATCTCTACAAGCAGCATACGACGACGGGATTCGCTCCTGTGCCATTGTCTTTATGCATGGCTATCGCTATCCCGAACACGAGAAACAAGTAGCAGATGCAGCGCGGAAAATTGGATTCACTCAAGTCTCGGTATCGCACGAAGTTAGCCCGTTGATGAAGTTGGTGAGTCGCGGCGATACTACCGTTGTTGATGCTTATTTATCGCCTATTTTGCGGCGTTATGTAGATCGAGTTGCCAGTCATTTGGGTGGTACGGTCGGAGACAATATATCTGGGTTAACCTCTCCCCAACCCCTCTCCTACAAGGAGAGGGGCTTTTCCCCCTTCCCTGGTAGGGAAGGGGGTCGGGGGTTAGGTCTGCCCGACCCTAACAGTATTGATAGTGGGGTTTGCCCGTCCCTACAGTTCATGCAGTCCAATGGTGGACTTACCGATGCCCAACAGTTTCAAGGGAAAGACAGTATTTTATCTGGTCCGGCTGGGGGCATTGTCGGCGCGGTACAGACAAGCTTGATGGCGGGATTCAACAAAATTATCAGCTTTGATATGGGCGGGACTTCTACGGATGTCGCCCACTATAACGGCGAATACGAACGCACCTTTGAAACGGAAGTTGCCGGAGTGCGGCTGCGGACGCCGATGATGGCAATTCATACGGTTGCTGCTGGTGGCGGTTCGATTCTCTTTTTTGATGGGGCGAGGTATCGCGTGGGACCCGAATCAGCGGGGGCGAATCCGGGGCCTGCTGCCTATGGAAAAGGCGGTTCGCTGACTGTGACGGATTGCAATGTGATGGTGGGCAAGTTGCAACCGGAGTTTTTCCCGAAATTGTTTGGATCGAACGGAGATTTGCCGCTGAATGCAGAAGTAGTGCGGCAAAAGTTTAGTCAACTGGCGGCAGAAATTGGCGACAATCGGACGCCGGAACAGGTGGCGGCTGGATTTCTCGCGATCGCAGTTGAAAAAATGGCAAGTGCGATTAAAAAAATCTCCCTCCAGCGCGGTTATGACGTTTCGGAATATACTTTGTGCTGCTTTGGTGGCGCAGGGGGACAACACGCTTGTTTGATTGCTGATGCGTTGGGGATGAAGCAGGTGTTTCTGCATCCCTACGCTGGCGTGTTATCAGCTTATGGTATGGGTTTGGCAGATATGCGGGTGCTGCGGGAACGGGCGGTGGAGGCACCTCTGAGTGAGGAATTGCTATCGACGATAGATGGGATCTTGGCGGAGTTGGCAACAGAGGGAGAGGAAGAATTAAACCGCAAAGACGCGAAGAACGCGAAGGAAGAGGAGGAGGTTCAGATAGTTCGGAAGGTGCATTTACGGTATGAGGGGACAGATTCGGCGCTGGTGGTGAATTTTGGGGATGTTGCGGCGATGAGGGCGCGGTTTGAGGAGGCGCATCGGCAGCGTTACGGTTTTATTGTGGAGGAAAAGGCGCTAATTGTTGAGGCGGTTTCGATTGAGGTGGTGGTGAAAACGGATGTTCTGGAAGAACCAACGATCAACCGTCGCAGCGATGAACTTCCCTCGCCGGTGGCAACGGTACAGATGTATACAGCGGATCGGTGGTACGAGACGCCAGTGTATAAGCGAGAGGATTTGCAACCCGGAGACTGTATTTCTAGCCCTGCGATCGTTGCCGATGCGACGGGTACGAATGTCATTGAACCCGGTTGGCAAGCACAGCTAAGCGATCGCAATCATCTGATTTTGCAGCGTTCGGCAGATTTACAATCTTCAATCCAAAATCCAGAATCTAGAATCCTCAATCGTCCCGATCCGGTGATGCTGGAGATTTTCAATAATTTGTTTCGCGCGATCGCTGAACAAATGGGTATCACTCTGCAAAATACCAGTTCCTCAGTCAACATCAAAGAACGCTTAGATTTCTCCTGTGCAATTTTTGACCAACATGGGCAGCTAGTCGCCAACGCCCCCCATATTCCCGTACATCTGGGTTCCATGAGTGAAAGCGTCAAAAGTTTAATTGACGCTTATGGCGACACTATCCAACCCGGAGATGTCTTTGCCTCAAATAATCCCTACAACGGCGGCACGCACCTACCCGATATCACTGTAATTACCCCTGTATTTGCTTCCTCTCCAGACGCGATAAATCCCGTCTCTACAACCTCCCCTCCCACGCTTCCCCTCTTCTACGTCGCCTCGCGGGGACATCATGCAGATATCGGCGGGATTACCCCAGGTTCCATGCCTCCAAACAGCACCACAGTAGAACAAGAAGGAGTGCTACTTGATAATTTCCAACTAGGACGGGGACATTTTCGAGAAAAAGAATTGCTGGAACTGCTTGCATCTAGCCCTTACCCAGCCCGAAATCCTAGTAAAAATATTGCAGATTTGCAAGCACAAATTGCGGCGAACGAACGCGGTGTGCAAGAACTCCACAAAATGATGGAGCATTATGGTTTAGAGACTGTGCAAGCGTATATGGGCTTTGTACAGGACAATGCGGAAGAGTCGGTACGTCGGATTATCGAAGTTCTCAAAGATGGCAGTTTCACCTGTCCTCTGGATAATGGCAGCGCGATCGCAGTTACCATCACCATCAACAAATCGACTCGCAGCGCCAAAATAGATTTTACCGGCACTTCTCCTCAGCAACCAACCAATTTAAATGCACCGGCAGCCGTGTGCAAGGCAGCAGTATTGTATGTCTTCCGCACTTTAGTGAATGACAATATTCCCCTCAATGCGGGTTGTCTCAAACCTTTGGAAATTATTATTCCCGAAGGGTGTATGTTAAACCCGCGTTATCCTGCTGCTGTTGTGGCGGGAAATGTAGAGACTTCGCAAAACATTACCGATGCTTTGTATGGGGCGCTGGGGGTGATGGCAGCTTCCCAAGGAACGATGAATAATTTCACCTTTGGAAGCGATCGCTATCAATACTACGAAACTATCTGCGGTGGTTCCGGTGCTGGCGCTGACTTCGACGGCACCGACGCCGTACAAACTCACATGACAAACTCCCGTCTCACCGATCCAGAAGTATTGGAGTGGCGATTTCCTATCCTTTTAGAAAGTTTTGCGATTCGTCCCAATAGCGGTGGGAATGGGCATCATCATGGAGGGAATGGTGTTATCCGTCGCCTGCGTTTTCTTGAACCCATGACTGCTGGAATTTTATCAAGTCGTCGTGTCATTTCTCCCTTTGGTTTGCACGGTGGTGAAGCGGGTGCAGTCGGGAAAAATTATGTGCAGCGTAGTGATGAAAGTGTAGAGGAATTAGGAAGTACAGGGGTTGTAGAAATGCAGCCCGATGATTTGTTTGTTATTGAGACACCTGGAGGTGGAGGTTATGGAATTGCCAAAAATCTGTAA